In Longimicrobium sp., a genomic segment contains:
- a CDS encoding metal-sulfur cluster assembly factor: MAACASSASRFAAEGDGGTALLDAPSAYPVPFDERTGPLWDALREVMDPEIPISLVDLGLIYDVRQEGNRVEVDLTFTATACPCMAFIHFDIQDRLQREPGVDEVKVNEVWSPAWTKARITPEGRETLRTFGVSM, from the coding sequence ATGGCCGCCTGCGCATCGTCCGCATCGCGCTTCGCGGCGGAGGGTGACGGGGGGACGGCGCTGCTGGACGCGCCGTCCGCGTACCCCGTCCCCTTCGACGAGCGCACCGGCCCGCTGTGGGACGCGCTCCGCGAGGTGATGGACCCCGAGATTCCCATCTCCCTCGTGGACCTCGGCCTGATCTACGACGTCCGGCAGGAGGGGAACCGGGTGGAGGTGGACCTCACCTTCACCGCCACGGCGTGCCCGTGCATGGCCTTCATCCACTTCGACATCCAGGACCGGCTGCAGCGCGAGCCGGGGGTCGACGAGGTGAAGGTGAACGAGGTCTGGTCGCCCGCGTGGACCAAGGCGCGCATCACCCCCGAGGGCCGCGAGACGCTGCGGACCTTCGGCGTGTCGATGTAG
- a CDS encoding Phenylacetic acid catabolic protein produces the protein MTETLAAATYEAADQLPADARAALRDLVLALADSKRVLGLRYSDRMLGSPTLEAGIAASSMAQDEWGHARLTYALLGDLGDDPKALEHERDAAEYRSIGTLDADLDGWNGMTAAGLLIDMALTAQYAALVDSRYTPVRNRVQKLLDEEKFHFQYAAGWARRIAQAPELRDGLAAALAKALPEALRWLGRDDAPGIRRLVEEGIVRDLPSDRRSRFLARVGPVLEEIGMAGALGVVRDAGEWTYAGELDWSGWDDATRRAGGSLDEQTAARARGDKNRALLMD, from the coding sequence ATGACCGAGACGCTCGCCGCGGCCACGTACGAGGCCGCCGACCAGCTCCCCGCCGACGCGCGCGCGGCGCTGCGCGACCTGGTGCTGGCGCTGGCCGACAGCAAGCGCGTGCTGGGGCTGCGCTACAGCGACCGGATGCTGGGCTCGCCCACGCTCGAGGCGGGGATCGCCGCGTCGTCGATGGCCCAGGACGAGTGGGGGCACGCGCGGCTGACCTACGCGCTGCTGGGCGACCTGGGCGACGACCCCAAGGCGCTGGAGCACGAGCGCGACGCCGCCGAGTACCGCAGCATCGGCACGCTCGACGCCGACCTCGACGGGTGGAACGGGATGACGGCCGCCGGGCTGCTGATCGACATGGCGCTGACCGCGCAGTACGCGGCGCTGGTCGACAGCCGCTACACGCCCGTGCGCAACCGCGTGCAGAAGCTGCTGGACGAGGAGAAGTTCCACTTCCAGTACGCCGCCGGCTGGGCGCGCCGCATCGCCCAGGCACCGGAGCTGCGCGACGGGCTGGCCGCCGCGCTGGCGAAGGCGCTCCCCGAGGCGCTCCGCTGGCTGGGCCGCGACGACGCGCCGGGGATCCGCCGGCTGGTGGAGGAGGGGATCGTCCGCGACCTGCCGTCGGACCGGCGCTCGCGCTTCCTGGCGCGCGTCGGGCCGGTGCTGGAGGAGATCGGGATGGCCGGCGCGCTGGGCGTGGTCCGCGACGCGGGCGAGTGGACGTACGCCGGCGAGCTGGACTGGAGCGGGTGGGACGACGCCACGCGCCGCGCCGGCGGCTCGCTGGACGAGCAGACGGCGGCCCGCGCGCGCGGCGACAAGAACCGCGCCCTGCTGATGGACTGA
- a CDS encoding lipid A deacylase LpxR family protein: protein MKAGSHRRGPGRAVLAFALALAAAPASAQVRDVRLSLDNDAYDFWIPVDSRPDHDYTNGVDLSMEIAGGPLWAGKLAPRSARCSGGESADSACTSTTFAFGQKLFTPRVDAAEPVPGERPYAGWLYLSATGNVLTAAGRRSVGVEIGVTGPPSLGKAIHTGWHRLAGFWDPEGWDNQLRFEPGIVVRYDESRILADLRSGDVRVATLAPEWGADAGNVHVGAHAGATLRAGWNVPHPWSRAADRRAGPASVYAIARVREDAVARDLFLDGAGGSPSVARRPFLWQYEVGAGARLGGLTLEYRALTQARQYETQPTPHTYGTFELSYRLR, encoded by the coding sequence ATGAAAGCAGGCTCACACAGACGCGGCCCCGGCCGTGCCGTGCTCGCGTTCGCGCTGGCGCTGGCCGCCGCGCCCGCGTCGGCGCAGGTGCGCGACGTCCGGCTGTCGCTGGACAACGACGCGTACGACTTCTGGATCCCCGTAGACAGCCGGCCGGACCACGACTACACCAACGGCGTGGACCTGTCGATGGAGATCGCCGGCGGGCCGCTGTGGGCGGGGAAGCTGGCGCCGCGCTCCGCCCGCTGCTCCGGCGGCGAGTCCGCCGACAGCGCGTGCACCAGCACCACCTTCGCGTTCGGGCAGAAGCTGTTCACCCCGCGCGTCGACGCCGCCGAGCCCGTCCCCGGCGAGCGCCCGTACGCGGGGTGGCTCTACCTGTCGGCGACGGGGAACGTCCTCACCGCCGCCGGCCGCCGCTCGGTGGGGGTGGAGATCGGGGTGACCGGCCCGCCCTCGCTGGGAAAGGCGATCCACACCGGCTGGCACCGGCTGGCGGGATTCTGGGACCCGGAGGGATGGGACAACCAGCTCCGCTTCGAGCCGGGGATCGTGGTGCGCTACGACGAGTCGCGCATCCTTGCCGACCTGCGCTCGGGGGATGTTCGAGTCGCCACCCTCGCGCCTGAGTGGGGCGCCGACGCCGGGAACGTGCACGTGGGCGCGCACGCGGGCGCCACGCTGCGGGCGGGGTGGAACGTGCCGCACCCGTGGAGCCGCGCCGCCGACCGCCGCGCGGGCCCCGCGTCGGTGTACGCCATCGCCCGCGTGCGCGAGGACGCCGTGGCGCGCGACCTGTTCCTGGACGGCGCGGGCGGCAGCCCCAGCGTGGCGCGGCGCCCGTTCCTCTGGCAGTACGAGGTGGGCGCGGGCGCGCGGCTGGGCGGCCTCACCCTGGAGTACCGCGCCCTCACCCAGGCCCGCCAGTACGAGACGCAGCCCACGCCCCACACCTACGGCACCTTCGAGCTGAGCTACCGCCTGCGGTAG
- a CDS encoding Rho termination factor N-terminal domain-containing protein gives MPRGWSSKDERMYDHIKDSSRERGMSEDRAEEIAARTVNKQRREEGRTPNRTTQGTGNPNRGYEARSRDELYNIAKEKDIPGRSKMDKDELIRAIRGK, from the coding sequence ATGCCGAGAGGGTGGAGCAGCAAGGACGAGCGGATGTACGACCACATCAAGGACAGCAGCCGCGAGCGCGGGATGAGCGAGGACCGCGCGGAGGAGATCGCCGCGCGGACCGTGAACAAGCAGCGCCGCGAGGAAGGGCGCACGCCCAACCGGACCACGCAGGGCACCGGCAACCCCAACCGCGGCTACGAGGCGCGCAGCCGCGACGAGCTGTACAACATCGCGAAGGAGAAGGACATCCCCGGGCGCAGCAAGATGGACAAGGACGAGCTGATCCGCGCCATCCGCGGGAAGTAA
- a CDS encoding chlorite dismutase family protein, whose translation MPSQIAPATLEGWYALHQMFSIDWPLGSRAAAFADEARALFERLNASAGEGWSEPVRLVGASGADFMFIHFRPTLDALAEVQRTIATSDVGRALTLVYEYLSVTEAGLYHATAEAAGLGEPESDAFRQHLATVTAAEAGSAHVKTRLFPQVPEGMRYVSFYPMTKRRGAGQNWYALDVRERSRLMRDHGMTGRRYAGRVFQVITGSIGLDDWEWGVTLFARDPLDFKRLVTEMRFDEASAVYGEFGRFFTGIRFAPPEWGGMLGAG comes from the coding sequence ATGCCGTCCCAGATCGCGCCCGCCACCCTCGAAGGGTGGTACGCGCTGCACCAGATGTTCTCCATCGACTGGCCGCTGGGCAGCCGCGCCGCCGCCTTCGCCGACGAGGCGCGCGCGCTGTTCGAGCGGCTGAACGCCTCCGCCGGCGAGGGATGGAGCGAGCCGGTCCGTCTCGTCGGCGCGAGCGGCGCCGACTTCATGTTCATCCACTTCCGCCCCACCCTCGACGCGCTGGCCGAGGTGCAGCGCACCATCGCCACCTCCGACGTGGGCCGCGCGCTGACGCTGGTCTACGAGTACCTCTCCGTCACCGAGGCGGGGCTGTACCACGCCACGGCCGAGGCGGCGGGGCTGGGCGAGCCCGAGTCGGACGCCTTCAGGCAGCACCTCGCCACCGTCACGGCGGCCGAGGCCGGGTCGGCGCACGTGAAGACGCGGCTCTTTCCGCAGGTGCCCGAGGGGATGCGCTACGTGTCGTTCTATCCCATGACGAAACGACGCGGCGCCGGGCAGAACTGGTACGCGCTCGACGTGCGCGAGCGCAGCCGGCTGATGCGCGACCACGGGATGACGGGGCGGCGCTACGCCGGGCGCGTGTTCCAGGTGATCACCGGCAGCATCGGGCTGGACGACTGGGAGTGGGGCGTGACGCTGTTCGCGCGCGACCCGCTGGACTTCAAGCGGCTGGTCACCGAGATGCGCTTCGACGAGGCCAGCGCGGTGTACGGCGAATTCGGCCGCTTCTTCACGGGCATCCGATTTGCTCCCCCGGAGTGGGGCGGCATGCTCGGCGCGGGCTGA
- a CDS encoding ABC transporter permease, whose amino-acid sequence MDLNRSLTALGAATLRMFGGVGVFSRFTAEASRSAGNVRTWGPLLVGQMRRLGVDSLPIALFLSAFTGIVLALQASYTFTGAVPLYFVGTLVEKTMVLELGPVLTGLALAGRIGANIAAELGTMRVSEQIDALETMAYDPVAYLVVPRVLAGMLMFPIIVIFANLVAIFFGLVTSMALLEMSAQTFIRGLRLFYRHFDIIYSVIKSFSFGFVITLVGCYQGFHTRGGAEGVGISTTRAVVISGMLILVLDAFWAATILKQ is encoded by the coding sequence ATGGACCTGAACCGAAGCCTCACCGCGCTGGGCGCCGCCACGCTGCGCATGTTCGGCGGCGTGGGCGTGTTCAGCCGCTTCACCGCCGAGGCGTCGCGCTCCGCCGGCAACGTGCGCACCTGGGGCCCGCTGCTCGTCGGGCAGATGCGGCGCCTGGGGGTGGACTCGCTGCCCATCGCCCTGTTCCTGTCCGCGTTCACGGGGATCGTGCTGGCGCTGCAGGCCAGCTACACCTTTACCGGGGCCGTGCCGCTGTACTTCGTGGGCACGCTGGTGGAGAAGACGATGGTGCTGGAGCTGGGCCCCGTACTCACCGGCCTGGCGCTGGCCGGCCGCATCGGCGCCAACATCGCCGCCGAGCTGGGAACGATGCGCGTGTCGGAGCAGATCGACGCGCTGGAGACGATGGCGTACGACCCGGTGGCCTACCTCGTCGTCCCACGCGTGCTGGCGGGGATGCTGATGTTTCCCATCATCGTGATCTTCGCCAACCTGGTGGCCATCTTCTTCGGCCTCGTCACCAGCATGGCGCTACTGGAGATGAGCGCGCAGACCTTCATCCGCGGGCTGCGGCTCTTCTACCGGCACTTCGACATCATCTACTCGGTCATCAAGTCGTTCTCGTTCGGGTTCGTGATCACCCTGGTGGGGTGCTACCAGGGGTTCCACACGCGGGGCGGCGCCGAGGGCGTGGGGATCAGCACCACGCGCGCGGTGGTGATCTCGGGGATGCTGATCCTGGTGCTGGACGCCTTCTGGGCCGCCACGATCCTGAAACAGTGA
- a CDS encoding ABC transporter ATP-binding protein → MSIELRDVHKAFGPKRVLRGLSLDVEEGETVSLVGFSGAGKSVALKHINGLLRPDRGTVFVDGQEVPRLPREELYRLRLNIGYVFQFAALFDSMTVAENIMMGLVKKGGLSEGEMRERIAQSLALVDLSGYEDRFPAELSGGQRKRAGLARAIAYRPKYLLYDEPTSGLDPVTTTVIDRLIMRMKEELGVTSLVITHDMKSAYSISDRIAMLYEGRVVEVGTPDEIRSSENETVRSFVEGRPDLAHDAEQPLEQPRRDA, encoded by the coding sequence GTGAGCATCGAGCTGCGCGACGTCCATAAGGCGTTCGGCCCCAAGCGGGTGCTGCGCGGCCTGTCGCTGGACGTGGAGGAGGGCGAGACGGTGTCGCTGGTGGGCTTCTCGGGCGCGGGGAAGTCGGTGGCGCTCAAGCACATCAACGGCCTCCTCCGCCCCGACCGGGGCACGGTGTTCGTGGACGGGCAGGAGGTGCCGCGGCTGCCGCGCGAGGAGCTGTACCGGCTGCGGCTGAACATCGGCTACGTGTTCCAGTTCGCGGCGCTGTTCGACAGCATGACCGTGGCCGAGAACATCATGATGGGGCTGGTGAAGAAGGGGGGCTTGAGCGAGGGGGAGATGCGCGAGCGGATCGCCCAGTCGCTGGCGCTGGTGGACCTCTCGGGCTACGAGGACCGCTTTCCCGCCGAGCTCTCGGGCGGGCAGCGCAAGCGCGCGGGGCTGGCGCGGGCCATCGCCTATCGCCCCAAGTACCTGCTGTACGACGAGCCGACCAGCGGGCTGGACCCGGTGACCACCACGGTGATCGACCGGCTGATCATGCGGATGAAGGAGGAGCTGGGGGTCACCAGCCTGGTGATCACCCACGACATGAAGAGCGCGTACTCCATCAGCGACCGCATCGCCATGCTCTACGAGGGGCGGGTGGTGGAGGTGGGCACGCCCGACGAGATCCGGAGCAGCGAAAACGAGACGGTCCGGAGCTTCGTGGAGGGCCGCCCCGACCTGGCGCACGACGCCGAGCAGCCGCTGGAGCAGCCACGGAGGGATGCATGA
- a CDS encoding MlaD family protein has protein sequence MKLKNEALVGMVVIAGILVALAGAIWLSGKSFGTPTRELSAVFAEVGVLAEGSPVKYRGVKVGRVTHIELAPRGDGVLVSMAVDERVVLPRDPGVLVEPESFFGDWQAAIVSRSAWKTLDFVQMPGVRALPGATMPDITQLTAVAADIAGNLQTLSDRIGLAFTEQTALDIRRTVGNVEDISGQLKGFIDQQTRLYGQVGQNVLDATGNIRTATTEFTLTARDVRRNFNSGDVQQILGNARQASANLEQFSRQLNTAASGVPGLVARTDTTIRTFGQTATTLNSTIQGMQPGLAQVAPTLAQAQQAMTTLNQAIQKINEGNGTMGRLIADPALYEETQRAIQTLQRLMADIQQNPGKYIGQLQVF, from the coding sequence ATGAAGCTGAAGAACGAGGCGCTGGTGGGGATGGTGGTGATCGCCGGCATCCTGGTGGCCCTGGCCGGCGCCATCTGGCTCTCGGGGAAGTCGTTCGGCACCCCCACGCGCGAGCTGTCCGCCGTGTTCGCCGAGGTGGGCGTGCTGGCCGAAGGGAGCCCCGTGAAGTACCGCGGGGTGAAGGTGGGGCGGGTGACGCACATCGAGCTGGCCCCGCGCGGCGACGGCGTGCTCGTCTCCATGGCGGTGGACGAGCGCGTGGTGCTCCCCCGCGACCCGGGCGTGCTGGTGGAGCCCGAGTCGTTCTTCGGCGACTGGCAGGCGGCCATCGTGTCGCGCTCGGCGTGGAAGACGCTGGACTTCGTGCAGATGCCCGGCGTGCGCGCGCTTCCCGGCGCCACCATGCCCGACATCACCCAGCTGACAGCGGTGGCGGCCGACATCGCGGGGAACCTGCAGACGCTCTCCGACCGCATCGGGCTGGCGTTCACCGAGCAGACGGCGCTCGACATCCGCCGCACGGTGGGGAACGTGGAGGACATCTCCGGCCAGCTGAAGGGCTTCATCGACCAGCAGACGCGCCTCTACGGGCAGGTCGGGCAGAACGTGCTGGACGCCACGGGGAACATCCGCACGGCCACCACCGAGTTCACGCTGACCGCGCGCGACGTGCGGCGCAACTTCAACTCGGGCGACGTGCAGCAGATCCTGGGGAACGCGCGGCAGGCCAGCGCCAACCTGGAGCAGTTCAGCCGGCAGCTGAACACGGCGGCCAGCGGCGTCCCCGGGCTCGTCGCCAGGACGGACACCACCATCCGCACCTTCGGGCAGACGGCGACGACGCTGAACAGCACCATCCAGGGGATGCAGCCCGGGCTGGCGCAGGTGGCGCCCACGCTGGCCCAGGCGCAGCAGGCGATGACCACGCTGAACCAGGCGATCCAGAAGATCAACGAGGGGAACGGCACGATGGGCCGCCTGATCGCCGACCCGGCGCTGTACGAGGAGACGCAGCGCGCCATCCAGACGCTGCAGCGGCTGATGGCGGACATCCAGCAGAATCCCGGGAAGTACATCGGGCAGCTGCAGGTGTTCTGA
- a CDS encoding aspartate kinase, producing the protein MLLVQKYGGTSVGSPERIRAVAMRVANARRRGHDLVVVVSAMGDTTDDLTTLASLVTGRERPQDEHPREMDMLLTAGERIAAALLTMAIREQGFEARSFTGSQAAIITDTRHTAARIREVKAGRVREALDDGCIAIVAGFQGVSTEKEITTLGRGGSDTTAVALAAALGADACEIYTDVDGVYTADPRRVPGARVIRQLTHAEMMEMAANGAQVMHGRAVDIGDRFGVDIRVLSSFVDDGGDGERGTLITHRARTMEEMVVTGVAPKGGQAKLVLRGLAPGMQTQTVLLEALAAAGISVDMVNESFAGDGRMQLQLTVPEESASQAEEVLRGALEPLGGGHVAAHTGLSRIALVGNGMTGRPGVYARAYRALLDAGIEVQGVSTSSISITVLVPTERETEAVQALHGAFRLEEAGTAAGVAER; encoded by the coding sequence ATGCTGCTGGTCCAGAAGTACGGGGGAACGTCGGTGGGGTCGCCGGAGCGGATCCGCGCGGTGGCGATGCGCGTGGCGAACGCGCGCCGGCGCGGGCACGACCTTGTGGTCGTCGTCTCCGCGATGGGCGACACGACGGACGACCTGACGACGCTCGCCTCGCTGGTGACGGGACGCGAGCGGCCGCAGGACGAGCATCCACGCGAGATGGACATGCTGCTGACCGCCGGTGAGCGCATCGCCGCGGCGCTGCTGACCATGGCCATCCGCGAGCAGGGCTTCGAGGCACGCTCGTTCACCGGCAGCCAAGCCGCCATCATCACCGACACGCGCCACACCGCCGCCCGCATCCGCGAGGTGAAGGCCGGCCGCGTGCGCGAGGCGCTGGACGACGGCTGCATCGCCATCGTCGCCGGCTTCCAGGGCGTGTCGACGGAGAAGGAGATCACCACGCTCGGCCGCGGCGGGTCGGACACCACCGCCGTCGCGCTCGCCGCCGCGCTGGGGGCGGACGCGTGCGAGATCTACACCGACGTCGACGGCGTCTACACGGCCGACCCGCGGCGCGTCCCCGGCGCGCGGGTGATCCGCCAGCTGACGCACGCGGAGATGATGGAGATGGCGGCCAACGGGGCGCAGGTCATGCATGGCCGCGCGGTGGACATCGGCGACCGCTTCGGCGTGGACATCCGCGTGCTGAGCAGCTTCGTGGACGACGGCGGCGACGGGGAGCGCGGGACCCTCATCACCCACAGGGCGCGGACGATGGAAGAGATGGTGGTGACCGGGGTTGCGCCGAAAGGCGGGCAGGCCAAGCTGGTCCTGCGCGGGCTGGCCCCGGGGATGCAAACGCAGACGGTGCTGCTGGAGGCGCTGGCCGCCGCCGGCATCAGCGTGGACATGGTCAACGAGAGCTTCGCCGGCGATGGGCGGATGCAGCTGCAGCTGACCGTACCCGAGGAAAGCGCGTCGCAGGCCGAGGAAGTGCTGCGCGGGGCGCTGGAGCCGCTGGGCGGCGGGCACGTGGCCGCGCACACCGGCCTCTCGCGCATCGCGCTGGTAGGGAACGGGATGACGGGGCGGCCGGGCGTCTACGCCAGGGCGTACCGCGCGCTGCTCGACGCGGGGATCGAGGTGCAGGGCGTCTCCACCTCGTCCATCTCCATCACCGTCCTGGTCCCCACGGAGCGCGAGACCGAGGCGGTGCAGGCGCTGCACGGCGCCTTCCGGCTGGAGGAAGCGGGCACGGCCGCCGGGGTCGCGGAACGATAA
- a CDS encoding aspartate-semialdehyde dehydrogenase, with protein sequence MHVAVLGATGAVGRTMLDVLAERRIKVDRLTALASERSAGKTVRFGGRDVTVEAPRPGIFQGVDVALFSAGATRSKEWGPRAADEGAVVIDNSSAWRMDPDVPLVVPEVNMAAAEERPKGIIANPNCSTIQMVVALQAVRRAAGLARVVATTYQSASGAGETGRDALLRELEGEGLQAVKLGAPVDGSPFTRRIAGNVVPQIGDFDDEGWTGEERKMINETRKILGLPDLPVAATCVRVPVEVGHSVQVMVETEKEMLLDSLRRALVVFPGILMAGGPESFPTPLEIAGRNEVFVGRLRSDPDLPRTFHLWVVADNLRKGAATNAVQILERLGGG encoded by the coding sequence ATGCACGTTGCGGTACTGGGTGCCACGGGCGCGGTGGGACGGACCATGCTGGACGTCCTGGCCGAGCGGCGGATCAAGGTCGATCGCCTGACGGCGCTGGCCTCGGAGCGCTCCGCGGGGAAGACGGTGCGCTTCGGCGGGCGCGACGTGACCGTAGAGGCGCCGCGCCCGGGCATCTTCCAGGGCGTGGACGTGGCGCTCTTCTCCGCCGGCGCCACGCGCTCGAAGGAGTGGGGCCCGCGCGCGGCGGACGAGGGCGCGGTGGTGATCGACAACTCGTCCGCCTGGCGGATGGATCCCGACGTCCCCCTGGTGGTTCCCGAGGTGAACATGGCCGCGGCGGAAGAGCGGCCGAAGGGGATCATCGCCAACCCCAACTGCTCCACCATCCAGATGGTCGTCGCCCTCCAGGCGGTGCGGCGGGCGGCGGGGCTCGCGCGCGTGGTGGCCACCACCTACCAGTCCGCCAGCGGCGCGGGCGAGACGGGGCGCGACGCGCTGCTGCGGGAGCTCGAGGGCGAGGGGCTGCAGGCGGTGAAGCTCGGCGCGCCGGTGGACGGCTCTCCCTTCACTCGCCGCATCGCGGGGAACGTGGTGCCGCAGATCGGCGACTTCGACGACGAGGGGTGGACGGGCGAGGAGCGGAAGATGATCAACGAGACCCGCAAGATCCTCGGCCTTCCCGACCTTCCCGTCGCCGCGACCTGCGTGCGCGTTCCCGTCGAGGTCGGCCACAGCGTGCAGGTGATGGTGGAGACGGAGAAGGAGATGCTGCTGGACTCGCTCCGCCGCGCGCTGGTGGTGTTCCCCGGGATCCTGATGGCGGGGGGGCCGGAGTCGTTCCCCACGCCGCTGGAGATCGCGGGGCGCAACGAGGTGTTCGTGGGCCGGCTGCGGAGCGACCCCGACCTGCCGCGCACCTTCCACCTCTGGGTGGTGGCCGACAACCTGCGCAAGGGCGCGGCGACCAACGCCGTGCAGATCCTGGAGCGGCTGGGCGGTGGGTAA
- a CDS encoding NUDIX hydrolase: MGKRRGRGGRGGAIRPVVETSAGGVIYRWRDGAAHVLLIRDRYHHWGFPKGHLEGAETAADAALREVVEETGLQELRLGPELRTIDWFFRFRGRLIHKYCHFYLIESPEGDTCPQLEEGITECVWLPLHEAIASISYDNAREVLEIAARLLLGDGRPANPPGRDGGDPLDLHAAEELVEVMEADRRS, from the coding sequence GTGGGTAAGCGGCGCGGACGCGGCGGGCGCGGCGGCGCCATCCGGCCGGTGGTGGAGACCAGCGCGGGCGGGGTCATCTACCGCTGGAGGGACGGCGCCGCGCACGTGCTGCTGATCCGCGACCGCTACCACCACTGGGGCTTCCCCAAGGGCCACCTCGAGGGAGCGGAGACCGCCGCCGACGCCGCGCTCCGCGAGGTCGTCGAGGAGACGGGGCTGCAGGAGCTGCGTCTCGGTCCCGAGCTGCGCACGATCGACTGGTTCTTCCGCTTCCGCGGCCGCCTGATCCACAAGTACTGCCACTTCTACCTGATCGAATCTCCCGAAGGCGACACCTGTCCCCAGCTGGAGGAGGGGATCACCGAGTGCGTGTGGCTGCCGCTGCACGAGGCCATCGCCAGCATCAGCTACGACAACGCGCGCGAGGTGCTGGAGATCGCCGCGCGGCTGCTGCTGGGCGATGGGCGGCCGGCGAATCCTCCCGGCCGCGACGGCGGCGACCCGCTGGACCTGCACGCGGCGGAGGAGCTGGTGGAGGTGATGGAGGCGGACCGGCGATCCTGA
- a CDS encoding multicopper oxidase domain-containing protein: protein MYVDDGPTAGVEPALSTPGLTRRELLRAGVLGGAALATAAGALALPRHAAAAGLAGVVTGGGHLGAHGSHESMMAVGELRPGGFDPAAFLGHFDGGKVSRLASGQTLREYEIVAMEREIEVAPGVFFPAWTYNGQVPGPTIRCTEGDRLRVRFANAGSHPHTIHFHGIHPAGMDGSFEIVPPGGSFLYEFDAEPFGLHLYHCHAVPLKRHLHKGLYGTFIIDPRGGRPPARELVMVMNGFDTNLDGENEVYAVNTVAHHYQKHPIPVRLGELVRLYLVNVTEFDLINSLHLHGNLFRCYRTGTDLERYEYTDTVMLCQGERAVLEFSFKYPGKYMFHAHQSEFAELGWTGVFDVREEPHA from the coding sequence ATGTACGTGGACGACGGCCCCACCGCCGGAGTCGAGCCGGCGCTTTCTACCCCCGGGCTCACCCGCCGCGAGCTGCTGCGCGCGGGCGTGCTGGGCGGCGCCGCGCTGGCCACCGCCGCCGGCGCACTGGCGCTTCCCCGGCACGCCGCCGCCGCCGGGTTGGCGGGCGTAGTGACCGGCGGCGGCCACCTGGGCGCGCATGGCTCGCACGAGAGCATGATGGCCGTGGGCGAGCTGCGGCCGGGCGGGTTCGACCCGGCGGCGTTCCTGGGCCACTTCGACGGCGGCAAGGTGTCGCGCCTGGCCTCGGGGCAGACGCTGCGCGAGTACGAGATCGTGGCGATGGAGCGCGAGATCGAGGTGGCGCCGGGCGTCTTCTTCCCCGCGTGGACGTACAACGGCCAGGTGCCGGGGCCCACCATCCGCTGCACCGAGGGCGACCGCCTGCGCGTGCGCTTCGCCAACGCCGGCAGCCACCCGCACACCATCCACTTCCACGGCATCCACCCCGCCGGGATGGACGGCTCGTTCGAGATCGTGCCGCCGGGGGGGAGCTTCCTCTACGAGTTCGACGCCGAGCCCTTCGGCCTCCACCTCTACCACTGCCACGCCGTTCCCCTCAAGCGCCATCTGCACAAGGGGCTGTACGGCACCTTCATCATCGACCCCCGCGGCGGCCGCCCCCCGGCGCGCGAGCTGGTGATGGTGATGAACGGCTTCGACACCAACCTCGACGGCGAGAACGAGGTTTACGCGGTGAACACGGTGGCGCACCACTACCAGAAGCACCCCATCCCCGTGCGCCTGGGCGAGCTGGTGCGGCTGTACCTGGTGAACGTGACCGAGTTCGACCTGATCAACTCGCTGCACCTGCACGGGAACCTGTTCCGCTGCTACCGCACGGGGACAGACCTGGAGCGCTACGAGTACACCGACACGGTGATGCTCTGCCAGGGCGAGCGCGCCGTGCTGGAGTTCTCGTTCAAGTACCCGGGGAAGTACATGTTCCACGCGCACCAGAGCGAGTTCGCCGAGCTCGGGTGGACGGGCGTGTTCGACGTCCGGGAGGAGCCCCATGCCTGA
- a CDS encoding metal-dependent transcriptional regulator yields the protein MRLTATVEDYLKALLALANRAEEARTVVLADLLGVSAAAATAMLKRLAEAGLVDYEPYHGARLTLRGRHEAVRVLRRHRILETFLVRTLGFRPDAVHPEAERLEHAASDELVEAMARFLGSPEHDPHGAPIPARPGAVRRTVPDIMGAAPGAA from the coding sequence ATGCGCCTGACTGCCACCGTCGAAGACTATCTCAAGGCCCTGCTGGCGCTCGCCAACCGGGCCGAGGAGGCGCGCACGGTGGTGCTGGCCGACCTGCTGGGCGTGAGCGCGGCGGCGGCCACAGCCATGCTGAAGCGCCTGGCCGAGGCCGGCCTGGTGGACTACGAGCCGTATCACGGCGCCCGGCTCACCCTGCGCGGGCGCCACGAGGCCGTCCGCGTGCTGCGGCGGCACCGGATCCTGGAAACCTTCCTGGTGCGCACCCTCGGCTTCCGCCCCGACGCCGTGCATCCCGAGGCCGAGCGGCTGGAGCACGCCGCGTCGGACGAGCTCGTCGAGGCGATGGCGCGCTTCCTCGGCAGTCCCGAGCACGACCCGCACGGCGCGCCGATCCCTGCCCGCCCGGGTGCGGTGCGGAGGACGGTGCCGGACATCATGGGAGCCGCGCCCGGCGCGGCCTGA